A window of Mesomycoplasma lagogenitalium contains these coding sequences:
- a CDS encoding DUF1410 domain-containing protein → MKKAKNKKGLILGATFGSALGTSLGLIPLLLNKFEKNELIKVEEFQSTNIFENGATIDFKLDYNSMSNVARESLENKPDLNINILEHFSNRIFDTQTVKYNANKKSYSIDLKNLEAGKIYTFQILDLKKVNFTFDIHKNSSFIITKPEVNSINYEFNQKQANLKMTFADEEMALKDQEAEVIIKKVADQSVEHKVKSTIKLTSELDKVAKKQSVISLDATFDNLERNVDYFVDKIIVNNRLIDINKKVNNEFRTPIIQSTLEKMNVLNVKETSLDLDFYFDKKDQDIENKFIDVYFAERVKNLDQSISYKQPLMKKIQIVKAKELLNNQEVDVYKASLNLNQLSPGTSYEIINMYSPDLAIASEIVQISIGRETPDKWAFSTKAVVENISVNTEAEKSAYIVVKLKDDLMTENNKIAYLKYKPDNESETQVAFADIVGNYARFNLLNLKGLVDYSITEIGTEINNEKVPFKYKETFQESQKHFIPTISNVIIDDINYDIEKTSENSTLITVDFAKSQDFLVNRKVRLNYSEAGTNVENIVPDKQNDGVVIQKEGERIFAQFTVNNLSGGTIYNVNEITLDDDPSKNIVENSLQLKFSSLMDGIKRRFITKATLNDIFYKGDDTSVDLSLVFKNGYDNDLSFENKTVTIKYVDVEDPTNELKVASSTIKNNFATFNLRDLVQSKVYEIKSVSVENHLNSNNDSELLTVSPLITEEKRRFFTTANLALVNNISFTPISITQANLTLQFDSQSSFVNNSTLILKYRKLGSSIVSNDVKEAVINDQSTVNYSFDNLEIGTKYIIHSLEIKRNANDNSGKPLPKIDYNPTTIQEINKVFATKNGIKAIEFDNIQEREARVIVALADASNEFTNKQLKLTYKTTNDTGEQTLESSLVDNINNKAIFDLTNLNKVSKYVIEKVEVIENSVASALTFNHSITEANKTFWTTFDTANVLNINQVQKTTSSASLEVTFNDLDQAMFKHNFPLKMKYRLRGQVDPVDLEVEAVIDSTSKKYTFNLNNLQDGSTYYITGFDLKTKDNDTIELIDNKPITVYLTNLTEEQKSFSTLATLASLEIETLEEASATIYARFNDSQREIINQELKIELQEVDQNNNPIGKIYSTSANSNTGLYVFNIKDLPKAKKMKVVSVKTTNDQPIAWENDVEKRKILDQNSFFQTQASSVTVKELVINKQNDNANITLKFDDKDAFVNGQTVVLKYRSLDSTEIKEIRPGVVINNNQATVNINNLLPGNRYEIIDFEIGDYKPVLNQTLTQRIFYTDTVVDNYQIFQTSDTSVKVVVSLTDLPRVKNNYNAKLFYKLANSNNVIESDVATINNGQVVFNLTNLVKSGSYVIENIKIPDDASGNTFNNVITEKTSVTAQSKQFTLVPTTVSVQTITTSSTNNSATVKITLPESDSFLEGQQVVLKWRKQGSNDIQQTTANYVVTNNGPTKEVSATFNLNGLEAGSVYSINEVVSTSINKTVFDNSISDNDKRIVTNPEISAISPFAVTELNYKVNVILKDPLSGSSDPDSFDNKELKLYYYEKTNDQQVFSTSARVNFSTVDFNINQNLVRNKTYVISRITYLNDQNVETDLVWNDSLGTTKEFTVVPKTASLSELEYSNITNNSGTVKLKFSKSENIFLVENNVPMKIEYRSSDHQSNTISDPANAIVEGNWVTYTYNLNNLGHGANIRILKELIDNIIVYNALSATNNKEFNTLPTGRAIRNYKHELEKKWTVEVDLKDLKSTTDQQSLKISYIKENQPNTVFTSTPSTINLNKAIFVLNDLEEFVDYKITSLTLVKNNQDVALEWEDSVDDNQKRFKVIPKKLTVSEISNKVSTTNQVNFSLYFDLENKNYLDSYNQITLNYRLKGQENILTKDATVTYVQNENKLKADFSFTVNQDNFTQGSYEIATVTFKNDNFNSSNVNPNNPYNVRIYLSDTIAIADKYFSTVPDVKSIETTSEDQSAQVVVKISDISQTYLGLETKIVYTVDGSDVEITSDPVNMTIAKNPEDSEAIIYLNNLEKAQTYKIKKVLLNNNQMPFDAQVTQEQKTFSTTYKNATVTSKTLNTTLEAESATVTLGFDAVDKFMAGASTVTPNVSAKQLYLTYSSNTTGALFKSQAATVQNVNNNYQVTFNLTDLKAGDIYSIVSLTESESGIIADNHVKVKFKENLDLTFKTKAALGTVIADTSIEKTASLNIELIDKNNTINANEQGILTYKKVNDATLLTHSFVYNNNNNNNKGFTVDLDNLLKNTEYEIVSVSFNNQTYNFTSENDDETNKRFRTSFQTADVTITSNVDAQATTGQFTLNFGQYDDFLNDGWNVNIKYTTKNTISEIVSYPNAKTISNKQAVFDVSNLKGGESYKITEVIFTKANENNYISAVLLNNDQPAALVNTQAAVSRISTISNEHVITNPYDVQNGNNSRATMEVNFDNTNLNLTDNEQLRVSVITTDQIVSLGYLHATTATANVVVDNNNNSSKIIFNFADLYPGFKYRIQWIRRTSNNSNINFNQDVQSDNNQMEFNAFIEKTYLRETENISYSNISASSATVTVPFNDEFIRHNQRAWIIYSPKDGSGRIFKSEISNVQYNDKNAIFTLNNLEGGMQYEIIGITVLPAFVSVEPSHLQQKNNSFYTKAQVATITNTPVSENHHKVTVSFVDMGNYLNNRRVKIRVVEKNKANPLAHEVTQIKTNDAKVEFNITGLQKNTEYEIQALTDADSNEQIAFSHLFDQGQKYETSKSFRTKISNIDLTYIQQVYDGNQDTGDLGYNYQDDYLISRVKFSANPEINDILVGKTLNLVYQELDYTSVPTGELKTSAVNIKIDEQNKHNFEFILGRYENLKPGTNYRIIAVKDLSEAYERVTFNLTGNNQFSTLRKQPTISTISPLKSEKLTTNELTVDGTNNEYAYINKFRFTFNDPKNSLHWATISNWNVSINWKQKQFDAQGTETIVSQGTIDSRAIRLKQEKPGSNDPNLIVEFATRDIKEYIGKEFSFSFSNITYMEKTDNTVAKQFSVSVDEKGNELNSLLKAQLIVDEISYPRYSGNNWLGIALRVYDPMRVLADTPINNGPFNSANTWDRTNSPYPTHFTFQTIEAFGSDNFKKNSNGTKIGDNSDGAFVGEYWDKRHQKTLSNFYLKQDHSFFQNGRIWRELNPSVDRISVKRETSDQNYVNFSIFFRFDDSAVMNNNNLAGRLLRINPDEFSALIMQIPTHNSNSNISDTSDGITLLADKLRDQNYMYVNPTHPTLDGITGNSNTVSGRGVSLNAIKGVVSSKDGKINVIERPGSLNNHTDRNNDYFRIVKTSFDPNTNQFTVNYGTQQSSVNNGTGSYWHYVYAVFIDQSTGTLYFAGDKNGDGVQIYGNTNTFYLKPSTLNIKDDEEIPVGKTVRFIGLWSQAFDFNNKVFPVLVDERNYDDVMIKITPIKNITP, encoded by the coding sequence ATGAAGAAAGCAAAAAATAAAAAAGGATTAATATTAGGAGCGACATTCGGTTCTGCATTAGGAACATCGCTCGGTTTAATTCCGCTTTTATTAAATAAGTTTGAAAAAAATGAATTAATTAAAGTGGAAGAGTTTCAAAGTACTAATATTTTTGAAAACGGAGCAACAATTGATTTTAAATTAGATTATAATTCAATGTCTAATGTTGCTCGTGAATCGCTTGAAAATAAACCCGATTTAAATATTAATATTTTAGAACATTTTTCAAATCGAATTTTTGATACTCAAACTGTTAAATATAATGCAAATAAAAAATCTTATTCAATTGATTTAAAAAATCTTGAAGCTGGTAAGATTTATACATTTCAAATTTTAGACTTAAAAAAGGTAAATTTCACCTTCGATATTCATAAAAACTCTTCTTTTATCATCACCAAACCAGAAGTAAATTCCATTAATTATGAATTTAATCAAAAACAAGCAAATCTTAAAATGACTTTTGCCGATGAAGAAATGGCATTAAAGGATCAAGAAGCCGAAGTTATTATTAAAAAAGTAGCTGATCAATCAGTGGAACATAAAGTTAAATCAACAATTAAATTAACAAGCGAATTAGATAAAGTGGCAAAAAAACAATCGGTAATTTCTTTAGATGCTACTTTTGATAATCTTGAAAGAAATGTCGATTATTTTGTCGATAAAATAATTGTTAACAATCGTTTAATTGACATAAATAAAAAGGTAAATAACGAATTTAGAACACCAATTATTCAAAGTACTTTAGAGAAAATGAATGTTTTAAATGTTAAAGAAACTTCATTAGATCTTGATTTTTACTTTGATAAAAAAGACCAAGACATTGAAAATAAATTTATCGATGTTTATTTTGCTGAAAGAGTTAAGAATTTAGATCAATCAATAAGTTATAAACAACCGCTTATGAAAAAAATTCAAATTGTTAAAGCAAAAGAATTATTAAATAATCAGGAAGTTGATGTATATAAAGCATCATTAAACTTAAATCAATTATCACCGGGAACTTCCTATGAAATTATTAATATGTACTCTCCTGATTTAGCAATTGCATCAGAAATTGTTCAAATTTCTATCGGCAGGGAAACTCCTGATAAATGAGCATTTTCAACTAAAGCGGTTGTTGAAAATATTTCTGTTAATACCGAGGCTGAAAAATCAGCATATATTGTAGTTAAATTAAAAGATGATTTAATGACAGAAAACAATAAAATTGCTTATTTAAAATATAAACCTGATAATGAAAGCGAAACTCAAGTTGCTTTTGCTGATATAGTAGGAAATTATGCAAGATTTAACTTGTTAAATTTAAAGGGGCTAGTTGATTATTCAATTACTGAAATTGGAACAGAAATAAATAATGAAAAAGTTCCATTTAAATATAAAGAAACTTTCCAAGAAAGTCAAAAGCACTTTATTCCAACTATTTCTAATGTTATTATCGATGATATTAATTATGATATAGAAAAAACAAGTGAAAATAGCACTTTAATTACTGTTGATTTTGCTAAATCACAAGATTTTTTAGTAAATCGAAAAGTGAGATTGAATTATTCTGAAGCTGGAACAAATGTTGAAAATATTGTTCCTGATAAGCAAAATGATGGAGTTGTTATCCAAAAAGAGGGTGAAAGAATTTTCGCTCAATTTACTGTTAATAATTTATCAGGAGGAACAATATATAATGTTAATGAAATAACATTAGATGATGATCCAAGTAAAAATATTGTTGAAAACAGTTTACAACTAAAATTCTCTTCTTTAATGGATGGAATTAAAAGAAGATTTATTACTAAAGCAACATTAAATGACATTTTTTATAAAGGTGATGATACTTCAGTTGATTTATCGCTAGTATTTAAAAATGGATATGATAATGATTTATCATTTGAAAATAAAACAGTAACAATTAAATATGTTGATGTTGAAGATCCAACTAATGAACTTAAAGTTGCAAGTTCAACTATTAAAAATAATTTTGCCACATTTAATTTAAGAGATTTAGTTCAAAGTAAAGTTTATGAAATTAAATCTGTAAGTGTAGAAAATCATCTTAATTCCAATAATGACAGTGAATTATTAACTGTTTCACCATTAATAACTGAAGAAAAAAGAAGATTTTTCACTACTGCTAATTTAGCATTAGTTAATAATATTTCTTTCACACCAATTTCGATTACACAAGCTAATTTAACTTTACAATTTGATAGTCAATCTAGTTTTGTTAATAATTCAACATTAATTTTAAAATATCGTAAATTAGGCTCATCAATTGTTTCAAACGATGTTAAAGAAGCGGTTATTAACGATCAATCAACAGTAAATTATAGTTTTGATAATTTAGAAATTGGTACAAAATATATTATTCATAGCTTAGAAATTAAAAGAAATGCTAATGATAATAGCGGTAAACCACTACCGAAAATCGACTATAATCCAACTACAATTCAAGAAATAAATAAAGTTTTTGCTACTAAAAACGGTATTAAAGCCATTGAATTTGATAATATTCAAGAGCGAGAAGCAAGAGTAATTGTTGCTTTAGCTGATGCATCAAATGAATTTACTAATAAACAATTAAAATTAACATATAAAACAACTAATGACACAGGTGAGCAAACACTTGAAAGTTCTTTAGTCGATAATATTAACAATAAAGCAATTTTTGATTTAACCAATTTAAATAAAGTAAGTAAATATGTAATTGAAAAAGTTGAAGTAATAGAAAATAGTGTTGCTTCAGCCCTTACTTTCAATCACTCAATTACCGAAGCAAATAAAACATTTTGAACTACTTTCGATACTGCCAATGTTTTAAATATTAATCAAGTGCAAAAAACCACTTCTAGTGCTAGTTTAGAAGTTACATTTAATGATTTAGATCAAGCGATGTTTAAACACAATTTCCCTTTAAAAATGAAATATCGTTTAAGAGGACAAGTTGATCCAGTTGATTTAGAAGTAGAAGCAGTTATTGATTCAACTTCTAAAAAATATACATTTAATTTAAATAATTTACAAGATGGTTCAACATATTATATAACTGGTTTTGATTTAAAAACTAAAGATAATGATACAATCGAATTAATTGACAATAAACCAATTACTGTTTATTTAACTAACTTAACTGAAGAGCAAAAAAGTTTTTCAACACTAGCGACTTTAGCTTCTTTAGAAATTGAAACTTTAGAAGAAGCATCAGCAACCATTTATGCTAGATTTAACGATTCACAAAGAGAAATAATAAATCAAGAATTAAAAATCGAATTACAAGAAGTTGATCAAAATAATAATCCAATTGGTAAAATTTATTCAACAAGTGCAAATTCCAATACTGGTTTATATGTATTTAACATTAAAGATTTACCTAAAGCTAAAAAAATGAAGGTTGTTAGTGTTAAAACTACTAACGATCAACCAATTGCTTGAGAAAATGATGTTGAAAAACGGAAAATATTAGATCAAAATTCCTTTTTCCAAACTCAAGCTAGTTCAGTAACAGTTAAAGAGCTTGTAATTAATAAGCAAAATGATAATGCTAATATAACATTAAAATTTGATGATAAAGATGCTTTTGTTAACGGACAAACAGTTGTATTAAAATATCGAAGTTTAGATTCAACTGAAATTAAAGAAATAAGACCCGGAGTTGTAATTAATAATAATCAAGCAACTGTAAATATTAATAATTTACTGCCTGGTAATCGTTATGAAATTATTGATTTTGAAATTGGTGATTATAAACCTGTATTAAATCAAACTTTAACTCAAAGAATATTTTACACTGACACAGTTGTAGATAATTATCAAATTTTTCAAACTTCAGATACTAGTGTTAAAGTTGTTGTATCATTAACTGATTTACCAAGAGTTAAAAATAACTATAATGCTAAATTATTTTATAAATTAGCTAATAGTAATAATGTAATAGAATCAGATGTTGCAACTATTAATAATGGACAAGTAGTATTTAATTTAACTAACTTAGTTAAATCAGGATCATATGTAATTGAAAATATTAAAATTCCTGATGATGCATCAGGAAATACATTTAATAATGTAATAACTGAAAAAACATCAGTTACTGCTCAAAGCAAGCAATTTACATTAGTTCCAACAACTGTTAGTGTGCAAACAATTACTACTAGTTCAACTAACAATAGTGCAACTGTTAAAATTACTTTACCAGAAAGTGATAGCTTTTTAGAAGGTCAACAAGTTGTTTTAAAATGAAGAAAACAAGGATCGAATGACATTCAGCAGACCACAGCTAATTATGTTGTAACAAATAACGGTCCAACAAAAGAAGTTTCTGCCACATTTAATTTAAATGGTCTTGAAGCAGGATCGGTTTATTCAATTAACGAAGTTGTTAGCACTTCAATCAACAAAACTGTATTTGATAATTCAATAAGCGACAATGATAAAAGAATTGTAACTAATCCTGAAATTTCGGCAATTTCACCATTTGCAGTTACTGAATTAAATTATAAAGTTAATGTTATTTTAAAAGATCCACTATCAGGATCTTCTGATCCTGATTCTTTTGATAATAAAGAACTAAAACTTTATTATTATGAAAAAACTAATGATCAACAAGTATTTAGCACTAGTGCCAGAGTTAATTTTTCAACTGTAGATTTTAATATTAATCAAAATCTAGTTAGAAATAAAACTTATGTAATTAGTAGAATTACTTATTTAAACGATCAAAATGTTGAAACTGATTTAGTATGAAATGATAGTTTAGGAACAACTAAAGAATTTACTGTCGTACCTAAAACTGCATCATTAAGTGAATTAGAATATTCTAATATTACTAATAATTCTGGAACAGTAAAATTAAAATTTTCTAAATCAGAAAATATTTTCTTAGTAGAAAATAATGTGCCAATGAAAATTGAATATCGTAGCAGCGATCATCAAAGTAATACTATTTCAGATCCAGCTAATGCCATTGTAGAAGGTAATTGAGTAACTTATACATATAATTTAAATAATTTAGGCCATGGGGCTAATATTAGAATTTTAAAAGAATTAATTGATAATATTATTGTTTATAATGCTTTAAGTGCTACAAATAATAAAGAATTTAATACCTTACCAACTGGACGAGCAATAAGAAATTATAAACACGAACTAGAGAAAAAATGAACAGTTGAAGTTGATTTAAAAGATTTAAAATCAACAACTGATCAACAATCATTAAAAATTTCTTATATTAAAGAAAATCAACCAAACACTGTTTTTACTTCCACTCCTTCAACTATAAATTTAAATAAAGCAATATTTGTTTTAAACGATTTAGAAGAATTTGTTGATTATAAAATTACTAGTTTAACACTAGTGAAAAATAATCAAGATGTTGCTCTAGAATGAGAAGATTCAGTTGATGATAATCAAAAAAGATTTAAAGTAATTCCTAAAAAATTAACAGTTAGTGAAATTTCTAATAAAGTTTCAACAACTAATCAGGTTAATTTTTCACTATATTTTGATCTAGAAAATAAAAATTATTTAGATTCTTATAATCAAATAACTTTAAATTATCGTTTAAAAGGACAAGAGAATATTTTAACTAAAGATGCAACTGTAACTTATGTGCAAAATGAAAATAAATTAAAAGCTGATTTTAGTTTTACAGTAAATCAAGATAATTTTACTCAAGGTTCATATGAAATTGCAACCGTTACTTTTAAAAATGATAATTTCAATTCCTCTAATGTTAATCCTAATAACCCTTATAATGTAAGAATTTATTTAAGTGATACAATCGCAATTGCTGATAAATACTTTTCAACAGTTCCTGATGTTAAATCAATTGAAACTACTAGCGAAGATCAAAGTGCTCAAGTAGTAGTAAAAATTAGCGACATTTCCCAAACATATCTTGGACTAGAAACTAAAATCGTTTATACAGTTGATGGATCGGATGTTGAAATTACTAGTGATCCAGTTAATATGACAATTGCTAAAAATCCTGAAGATTCAGAAGCAATTATCTATTTAAATAATTTAGAAAAAGCACAAACTTATAAAATCAAAAAAGTTTTATTAAATAATAACCAAATGCCTTTTGATGCTCAAGTAACTCAAGAGCAAAAAACATTTAGTACTACATACAAAAATGCAACAGTTACATCCAAAACATTAAATACTACATTAGAAGCGGAAAGTGCAACTGTTACTTTAGGCTTTGATGCAGTAGATAAGTTTATGGCAGGAGCTTCGACAGTTACCCCTAATGTAAGTGCAAAGCAGTTATATTTAACTTATTCATCTAATACCACTGGTGCTTTATTTAAAAGTCAAGCAGCAACTGTGCAAAATGTTAATAATAACTATCAAGTTACTTTTAATTTAACTGATTTAAAAGCAGGAGATATTTATTCAATTGTTAGTTTAACTGAAAGTGAAAGTGGAATAATTGCTGATAACCATGTAAAAGTTAAATTCAAAGAAAATTTAGATTTAACTTTTAAAACCAAAGCAGCTTTAGGAACAGTTATTGCTGATACTTCAATTGAAAAAACTGCTAGTTTAAACATTGAATTAATTGATAAAAACAATACTATTAATGCAAATGAACAAGGAATTTTAACTTATAAAAAGGTTAATGATGCAACCTTATTAACCCATTCCTTTGTGTATAATAATAATAATAATAATAATAAGGGCTTTACTGTCGATTTAGACAATTTATTAAAAAATACAGAATATGAAATAGTTTCTGTTTCATTTAATAATCAAACATACAATTTTACTAGTGAAAATGATGATGAAACTAATAAAAGATTTAGAACAAGTTTCCAAACTGCTGATGTAACAATAACATCAAATGTTGATGCACAAGCAACAACAGGACAATTTACTTTAAATTTTGGACAGTATGATGATTTTTTAAATGATGGATGAAATGTAAATATTAAATATACAACAAAAAATACAATTAGCGAAATTGTTTCATATCCAAATGCTAAAACAATTTCTAATAAACAAGCTGTATTTGATGTTTCTAATTTAAAAGGGGGAGAAAGTTATAAAATAACTGAAGTAATTTTTACTAAAGCAAATGAAAATAATTATATTTCAGCTGTTTTATTAAATAACGATCAACCAGCAGCACTAGTTAATACTCAAGCAGCTGTTTCTAGAATTTCTACCATTTCTAATGAACATGTTATTACTAATCCATATGATGTTCAAAATGGAAATAACTCTCGTGCAACTATGGAAGTAAATTTTGATAATACAAACTTAAATTTAACAGATAATGAACAATTAAGAGTTTCAGTTATTACAACTGATCAAATTGTTTCTTTAGGTTATTTACATGCAACTACAGCAACTGCAAATGTTGTTGTCGATAATAATAACAATAGTTCCAAAATTATTTTCAATTTTGCTGATTTATATCCAGGATTTAAATATCGAATTCAATGAATTAGAAGAACTTCAAATAATAGTAATATTAACTTTAATCAAGATGTGCAATCTGATAATAATCAAATGGAATTTAATGCCTTTATTGAAAAAACATATTTAAGAGAAACTGAAAATATTAGTTATTCTAATATTAGTGCCAGTTCAGCAACAGTTACTGTTCCATTTAATGATGAATTTATTCGTCATAATCAGCGTGCTTGAATTATTTATAGTCCAAAAGATGGTTCTGGAAGAATTTTTAAAAGTGAAATTTCTAATGTTCAATATAATGATAAAAATGCTATTTTCACTTTAAATAATTTAGAAGGCGGAATGCAATATGAAATTATTGGAATAACTGTATTACCTGCCTTTGTAAGTGTTGAACCAAGCCATTTACAACAAAAAAATAACAGTTTCTATACTAAAGCTCAAGTAGCAACAATTACTAATACGCCAGTTAGTGAAAATCACCATAAAGTTACTGTTAGTTTCGTTGATATGGGTAATTATTTAAATAATAGACGTGTAAAAATTAGAGTTGTTGAAAAAAATAAAGCTAATCCTTTAGCACACGAAGTTACTCAAATAAAAACAAACGATGCAAAAGTTGAATTTAATATTACTGGTTTACAAAAAAATACCGAATATGAAATTCAAGCATTGACCGATGCTGATAGTAATGAGCAAATCGCCTTTTCTCATTTATTTGATCAAGGTCAAAAATATGAAACAAGTAAAAGTTTTAGAACTAAAATTAGCAATATTGATTTAACTTATATTCAACAAGTATATGATGGTAATCAAGATACTGGAGATTTAGGTTATAACTATCAAGATGATTATTTAATTTCAAGGGTAAAATTCAGCGCAAATCCTGAAATTAATGACATTTTAGTAGGTAAAACTTTAAATTTAGTTTATCAAGAGTTAGATTATACTTCAGTTCCTACTGGAGAATTAAAAACTTCGGCAGTTAATATTAAAATCGACGAGCAAAATAAACATAATTTTGAGTTTATTTTAGGTAGATATGAAAATTTAAAGCCAGGAACAAATTATCGAATTATTGCTGTTAAAGATTTATCAGAAGCATATGAAAGAGTTACATTCAACTTAACGGGAAATAATCAGTTTTCAACTTTAAGAAAACAACCAACAATTTCCACTATTAGTCCATTAAAATCTGAAAAATTAACAACTAACGAATTAACAGTTGATGGTACTAACAATGAATATGCATATATTAATAAATTTAGATTTACATTTAACGATCCAAAAAATTCTTTACATTGAGCAACAATAAGTAATTGAAATGTTTCTATTAATTGAAAACAAAAACAATTTGATGCTCAAGGAACTGAAACAATTGTGAGTCAAGGTACAATTGATTCTAGAGCAATAAGATTAAAACAAGAAAAACCAGGAAGCAACGATCCGAATTTAATTGTTGAATTTGCAACTAGAGATATTAAAGAATATATTGGAAAAGAATTTTCATTTAGTTTTTCTAATATTACATATATGGAAAAAACTGATAATACTGTAGCAAAACAATTTAGCGTTTCGGTTGATGAAAAAGGTAATGAGTTAAATAGTTTATTAAAAGCACAATTAATTGTTGATGAAATTTCTTATCCAAGATATAGTGGAAATAATTGATTAGGTATAGCGCTAAGAGTTTATGATCCGATGAGAGTCCTTGCTGATACACCAATTAATAACGGTCCATTTAATTCAGCAAATACTTGAGATCGAACTAACAGTCCATATCCAACTCACTTTACCTTCCAAACAATTGAAGCATTTGGAAGCGATAATTTCAAAAAAAATAGTAATGGAACTAAAATCGGAGATAATTCTGATGGTGCATTTGTTGGTGAATATTGAGATAAAAGACATCAAAAAACATTATCTAACTTCTATTTAAAACAAGACCATTCCTTTTTTCAAAACGGCAGAATTTGAAGGGAATTAAATCCATCAGTTGATAGAATTTCTGTAAAAAGAGAAACTTCTGATCAAAATTATGTTAATTTTTCAATCTTTTTTAGATTTGATGATTCAGCAGTAATGAATAATAACAATTTAGCAGGAAGATTATTGAGAATTAATCCTGATGAATTTTCAGCCTTAATAATGCAAATTCCAACTCACAATTCTAATTCGAATATATCCGATACAAGTGATGGTATTACTTTATTAGCTGATAAATTAAGAGATCAAAATTATATGTATGTTAACCCAACTCATCCAACTTTAGACGGAATTACAGGAAATAGTAATACTGTTTCAGGTAGAGGTGTTTCGTTAAATGCGATTAAGGGTGTTGTATCCAGCAAAGATGGTAAAATAAATGTTATAGAAAGACCCGGATCACTTAATAATCACACTGATAGAAATAATGATTATTTTAGAATAGTAAAAACATCTTTCGATCCAAATACTAATCAATTTACTGTAAATTATGGAACCCAACAATCAAGTGTTAATAATGGAACCGGTTCTTATTGACATTATGTTTATGCAGTGTTTATTGATCAAAGTACTGGTACATTATATTTTGCAGGAGATAAAAACGGAGATGGTGTTCAAATTTATGGAAATACAAATACATTCTATTTAAAACCATCAACATTAAATATTAAAGACGATGAAGAAATTCCGGTTGGAAAAACCGTAAGATTTATCGGTTTATGATCTCAAGCATTCGATTTTAACAATAAAGTATTCCCTGTTTTAGTTGATGAAAGAAATTATGATGATGTTATGATAAAAATAACACCAATTAAAAATATCACTCCATAA
- the rpsB gene encoding 30S ribosomal protein S2, producing MTEKNEELLAKETSSAEKEIVSKQKLLEAGTYFGHKASQWNPKMKPYIHTKKMGTHIIDILKTQKALEFAYKLIQKFASKGASFIFVGTKRQAKKVIEEQALRTNSVFVSERWLGGTLTNSRTIFSRVREMQDLEKLAETNFEGYTKKEGVLKTKELEKLHKNLNGIRNMKQLPQVMIIADPKADIIAVKEARKKGIKVIGIIDTDVDPTLVDFGIPANDDSVKSLTLIITILADAIVTAKNGKAQFAYQEDAKVVLPEDPEKEKK from the coding sequence ATGACAGAAAAAAACGAAGAATTATTAGCAAAAGAAACTAGTTCAGCAGAAAAAGAAATAGTTTCTAAGCAAAAATTATTAGAAGCAGGTACATATTTTGGACATAAAGCTTCTCAATGAAACCCAAAAATGAAACCATATATTCATACAAAAAAAATGGGTACACATATTATTGACATTTTAAAAACTCAAAAAGCATTAGAATTTGCTTATAAATTAATTCAAAAATTTGCTTCTAAAGGAGCATCATTTATTTTTGTTGGTACAAAAAGACAAGCTAAAAAAGTTATTGAAGAACAAGCTTTAAGAACGAATTCAGTTTTTGTTTCAGAAAGATGATTAGGTGGAACATTAACAAATAGTAGAACAATTTTCTCTAGAGTTAGAGAAATGCAAGATTTAGAAAAATTAGCTGAAACTAATTTTGAAGGTTATACAAAAAAAGAAGGTGTTTTAAAAACTAAAGAACTAGAAAAATTACATAAAAATTTAAATGGTATTAGAAATATGAAACAACTTCCGCAAGTTATGATTATTGCTGATCCTAAAGCTGATATTATCGCGGTTAAAGAAGCTCGTAAAAAAGGAATTAAAGTTATTGGTATTATTGATACAGATGTTGATCCAACATTAGTTGATTTTGGAATTCCTGCAAACGACGATTCTGTTAAATCATTAACATTAATTATAACAATTTTAGCTGACGCTATTGTTACAGCTAAAAACGGAAAAGCACAATTTGCTTATCAAGAAGATGCTAAAGTTGTTTTACCTGAAGATCCTGAAAAAGAGAAAAAATAA